A window from Pseudooceanicola algae encodes these proteins:
- a CDS encoding SLAC1 anion channel family protein: MTLSDSRSEARTSRLEHFPVPFFAAVMGLSGLTTALHLAGLPLAGLVALAGTVAVFVTLVSIYSLKALRYPGAVAAEWKHPVKLAFFPAFSISMLLIATALAPTSQGLARVIWLIGAASQATLSLAVLSNWIGHRKFQTIHISPAWFIPAVGNVVAPVAGVGLGFPETSWVFFSAGLIFWIVLLVLVMNRLIFHDPLPGRMVPTLAILIAPPAVTFLAWLQLNGGVLDAFARILYGATLVFLGLALTQVGKLRGQPFSLSLWALSFPVAALTLASLRFGTLAASPGHTLAGQVGLTALCLIIAGLLFGTGRAIARGEICVPE, from the coding sequence ATGACCTTATCAGACAGCCGGTCCGAGGCGCGGACATCGCGGCTTGAACACTTTCCGGTGCCGTTCTTTGCCGCCGTCATGGGGCTGTCCGGGCTGACGACCGCGCTGCATCTCGCGGGGCTTCCCCTTGCCGGTCTGGTGGCGTTGGCGGGGACGGTGGCGGTCTTCGTGACCCTGGTCAGTATCTATTCGCTCAAGGCGCTGCGGTATCCCGGGGCCGTCGCGGCGGAATGGAAGCACCCGGTCAAGCTGGCCTTCTTTCCGGCGTTCTCAATTTCGATGCTGTTGATTGCCACGGCGCTGGCCCCGACGTCGCAAGGTCTGGCGCGGGTGATCTGGCTGATCGGCGCCGCAAGCCAGGCGACACTGTCGCTGGCAGTCCTGTCCAACTGGATCGGCCATCGCAAGTTCCAGACCATCCATATCTCGCCCGCCTGGTTCATTCCGGCCGTGGGCAACGTGGTGGCACCGGTGGCGGGGGTCGGCCTTGGCTTTCCCGAAACGTCCTGGGTGTTCTTTTCGGCCGGCCTGATCTTCTGGATCGTCCTGCTTGTTCTGGTCATGAACAGGCTGATCTTTCACGATCCCCTGCCGGGGCGCATGGTGCCGACACTGGCGATCCTGATAGCGCCCCCTGCGGTGACGTTCCTTGCCTGGCTGCAACTGAATGGCGGCGTGCTGGACGCCTTCGCGCGGATCCTCTACGGCGCGACACTGGTCTTTCTGGGGCTGGCCCTGACCCAGGTCGGCAAGCTGCGCGGCCAACCATTTTCCCTGTCCCTCTGGGCGCTCAGCTTTCCGGTCGCCGCGCTGACCCTTGCCAGCCTGCGCTTTGGCACTCTGGCAGCCAGCCCGGGTCACACACTGGCCGGTCAGGTCGGTCTGACTGCACTATGCCTGATCATCGCCGGTCTCCTGTTCGGAACGGGCCGTGCCATTGCCCGCGGCGAAATCTGTGTTCCCGAGTAG
- a CDS encoding TRAP transporter substrate-binding protein, with protein sequence MDRRSFIRQAGLAGAGAGAAALATPAVAQDRITWRMVTTWPKNFPGLGVGAQRMADRITTASGGRLTIQVYSAGEMVPPLQSLDAVIDGTAEMSHGAAYYWQNKSTALSFFTGVPYGMTSGELAAWVGHMGGQELWDEVYDQFGVQGFLSGNTGTQAGGWFREEVTGLDSLKGLRFRTPGLGGRVWEKLGATVTNMAAGEIFQALQSGALDAAEFVGPYNDLALGFYQVAKNYYFPSFVEPGLATELVVDKAKYQALPEDLQAIVRDVCQAEYDTVSSDFIANDPRALKTLVDDHGVQVRQFPDEILEAGAVASMEIISELRDSDDEMTRKVTEHFIESLNLMRTRTEGNDMNFIEAREKYFTL encoded by the coding sequence ATGGATCGTCGTTCTTTCATTCGCCAAGCTGGCCTGGCCGGTGCGGGCGCTGGCGCTGCCGCTTTGGCAACCCCCGCCGTTGCACAGGATCGCATCACCTGGCGCATGGTCACCACCTGGCCGAAGAATTTCCCCGGCCTCGGTGTCGGCGCGCAGCGTATGGCTGACCGTATCACCACCGCCTCGGGCGGCCGCCTGACCATCCAGGTCTATTCGGCCGGCGAAATGGTTCCGCCGCTGCAATCGCTGGATGCCGTCATCGATGGCACCGCGGAAATGAGCCACGGTGCCGCCTACTACTGGCAGAACAAATCCACCGCCCTGTCGTTCTTCACCGGCGTGCCCTATGGCATGACCTCCGGCGAACTGGCCGCATGGGTCGGTCACATGGGCGGTCAGGAACTGTGGGACGAGGTCTATGACCAGTTCGGCGTTCAGGGCTTCCTGTCGGGCAACACCGGCACACAGGCCGGCGGCTGGTTCCGGGAAGAAGTCACCGGTCTCGACAGCCTGAAGGGCCTGCGCTTCCGGACCCCCGGTCTTGGCGGCCGCGTCTGGGAAAAACTGGGCGCCACGGTCACCAACATGGCGGCGGGCGAGATCTTCCAGGCACTGCAATCGGGTGCGCTGGACGCGGCCGAATTCGTCGGCCCCTACAACGACCTGGCCCTCGGCTTCTACCAGGTGGCGAAGAACTATTACTTCCCCTCCTTCGTCGAACCCGGTCTGGCCACCGAACTGGTCGTCGACAAGGCCAAGTACCAGGCCCTGCCCGAAGATCTGCAAGCCATCGTTCGCGATGTCTGTCAGGCCGAATACGACACGGTTTCCTCGGACTTCATTGCCAACGACCCGCGTGCGCTCAAGACCCTGGTCGATGACCACGGCGTGCAGGTGCGCCAGTTCCCCGATGAGATCCTGGAAGCCGGTGCCGTGGCCTCGATGGAGATCATCTCGGAGCTGCGCGACAGCGATGACGAGATGACCCGCAAGGTCACCGAGCACTTCATCGAGTCGCTGAACCTGATGCGGACCCGGACCGAAGGCAACGACATGAACTTCATCGAAGCCCGCGAAAAGTACTTCACGCTCTGA
- a CDS encoding TRAP transporter large permease — protein MDPLLIGELLSGLMFVGIIGFLLLGFPVAFTLAGTSLLFALLGMHFGVFDPSNFGSLPNRYIGYMTNEVLVAVPLFVFMGVMLERSQIAEQLLMTMGKLFGNMRGGLAISVVIVGAMLAASTGVVGATVVTMGLISLPAMTRAGYKPTLATGVICASGTLGQIIPPSTVLIFMGDMLSGINAQVQMAKGNFAPAPVSVGDLFAGALLPGVMLVLLYIGWVLFKAATDPESCPATPVPPEEKHHLKREIMTALVPPLLLILAVLGSILGGIATPTEAASVGAVGATLLAALRWKLSWKILHQTAVQTATITSMVFIILFGAAVFSVVFRMMGGDALVHEFLTGLPGGPLMAVAVVMAIMFVLGFILDTFEIIFIVIPITAPILLGMDISPVWLGVMVGVNLQTSFLTPPFGFALFYLRGVAPDDVPTSAIYRGILPFVALQILAIALLFAFPQVVTWLPSIIAG, from the coding sequence ATGGATCCCCTTCTGATCGGAGAGTTGCTCTCCGGGCTGATGTTCGTCGGCATCATCGGCTTCCTGCTGCTGGGGTTCCCGGTGGCCTTCACCCTGGCGGGGACCTCGCTGCTGTTTGCCCTGCTGGGGATGCATTTCGGGGTCTTCGACCCGTCGAACTTCGGCTCTCTGCCCAATCGCTACATCGGCTACATGACGAACGAGGTCCTCGTGGCCGTGCCGCTGTTCGTCTTCATGGGCGTGATGCTGGAACGGTCGCAGATCGCGGAACAGCTGCTGATGACCATGGGCAAGCTGTTCGGCAACATGCGCGGCGGTCTGGCGATTTCCGTGGTGATCGTGGGCGCCATGCTGGCGGCCTCGACCGGGGTCGTGGGGGCCACGGTGGTCACCATGGGCCTGATTTCGCTGCCGGCGATGACCCGCGCGGGCTACAAGCCGACGCTGGCCACCGGGGTGATCTGTGCCTCGGGCACGCTGGGGCAGATCATTCCGCCCTCGACGGTGCTGATCTTCATGGGCGACATGCTGTCGGGGATCAACGCGCAGGTGCAGATGGCCAAGGGCAACTTTGCCCCCGCGCCCGTCTCGGTCGGGGATCTGTTTGCCGGCGCGCTGCTGCCCGGTGTGATGCTGGTGCTGCTTTATATCGGCTGGGTGCTGTTCAAGGCGGCGACCGATCCCGAAAGCTGCCCTGCCACCCCGGTGCCGCCCGAAGAGAAACACCACCTGAAGCGCGAGATCATGACCGCGCTGGTGCCGCCGCTGCTGCTGATCCTGGCCGTGCTGGGCTCGATCCTGGGCGGGATTGCCACTCCGACCGAAGCGGCCTCTGTCGGGGCGGTCGGCGCTACATTGCTGGCGGCGCTGCGCTGGAAGCTGTCCTGGAAGATCCTGCATCAGACGGCGGTCCAGACGGCCACCATCACCAGCATGGTCTTCATCATCCTGTTCGGGGCCGCGGTCTTTTCCGTGGTGTTCCGCATGATGGGCGGCGACGCCCTGGTGCATGAATTCCTGACCGGCTTGCCGGGTGGACCGCTGATGGCCGTGGCAGTTGTGATGGCCATCATGTTCGTGCTGGGCTTCATCCTGGACACCTTCGAGATCATCTTCATCGTGATCCCGATCACCGCGCCGATCCTTCTGGGCATGGACATCAGCCCGGTCTGGCTGGGCGTCATGGTGGGGGTGAACCTGCAGACCTCCTTCCTGACGCCGCCTTTCGGCTTTGCGCTGTTCTACCTGCGCGGCGTGGCGCCGGACGATGTGCCGACATCGGCGATCTACAGGGGCATCCTGCCCTTCGTGGCGCTGCAGATCCTGGCCATCGCCCTGCTGTTCGCCTTCCCCCAGGTCGTCACCTGGCTGCCCTCGATCATCGCGGGCTAG
- a CDS encoding TRAP transporter small permease subunit, giving the protein MQILGRIAAIICAINALVGTVLSWLSVGIVLVCFTVVVQRYVFAISYVWMQDLYIWLNGAMFTAVAGFALLRDNHVRVDIFYRPASPRKKAVIDLIGVVLFLMPAMYVVWTYSLPFVKRAWSYGEGSANVGGMPGLFVLKTFILVFALLIALQGLAMILRSVLTLTGHEDLVPERIRYTRRNDPAHPVEAV; this is encoded by the coding sequence ATGCAGATCCTTGGGAGGATCGCCGCGATAATCTGCGCGATCAATGCGCTGGTCGGGACCGTGCTGTCCTGGCTTTCGGTCGGCATCGTTCTCGTCTGCTTCACCGTGGTGGTGCAGCGGTACGTTTTCGCCATCAGCTATGTCTGGATGCAGGATCTCTACATCTGGCTGAACGGCGCCATGTTCACCGCCGTGGCCGGTTTCGCCCTGCTGCGGGACAACCACGTCCGGGTCGATATCTTCTATCGCCCGGCCAGCCCGCGCAAGAAGGCCGTCATCGACCTGATCGGTGTCGTGCTGTTCCTGATGCCCGCCATGTACGTCGTCTGGACCTATTCCCTGCCCTTCGTCAAACGCGCCTGGAGCTACGGCGAAGGATCGGCCAACGTCGGCGGGATGCCGGGGCTTTTCGTGCTCAAGACCTTCATCCTGGTCTTCGCCCTGCTGATCGCCCTGCAGGGGCTGGCCATGATCCTGCGCTCTGTCCTGACCCTGACCGGGCACGAGGACCTGGTGCCTGAACGCATTCGCTATACCCGCCGGAACGATCCCGCGCATCCCGTGGAGGCCGTCTGA
- a CDS encoding cyclic nucleotide-binding domain-containing protein codes for MLTPDTRDAVLSVGETVQVTAGNIVVREGEETTDLYIIEAGDVACMRAGAEEDDDDWPVLARVWHRAAALRRASHSFLRRPCRHRTMIAALCAGSHCAVSARPASLAP; via the coding sequence TTGCTGACGCCCGACACCCGCGATGCGGTGCTGTCCGTGGGCGAGACGGTGCAGGTTACGGCCGGCAACATCGTGGTCCGGGAAGGCGAAGAGACCACGGATCTCTACATCATCGAAGCCGGAGACGTCGCCTGCATGCGCGCCGGTGCCGAAGAAGACGATGACGACTGGCCGGTTCTGGCGCGGGTTTGGCACAGGGCTGCCGCATTGCGGCGGGCATCCCACTCATTTCTGCGCAGACCTTGCCGGCATCGCACCATGATTGCCGCCCTGTGCGCCGGCAGTCATTGCGCTGTCTCCGCCCGCCCGGCTAGCCTTGCGCCATGA
- the eutB gene encoding hydroxyectoine utilization dehydratase EutB: MTSSPKSAATLTLSDILSARRVLRGQADATPMVPSAKMSAHLGQEFLLKLETTQPIGAFKLRGALNAIANLPPDTAGVTCCSTGNHGRGVAHAARARGMRAVVCMSALVPQAKVDGIRALGAEVRICGTSQDEAEAESQRLAQAENLAVISPFDDPHVIAGQGTIGIEMMEARPDLDLILVPLSGGGLAAGVALAVKTVNPRTRVIGVSMDRGAAMHLSLAAGHPVAVTEVASLADSLGGGIGMDNAFSFALCRRHLDATILVTEAEIRDAMQALFFEDRMVAEGASVVGLAAALAGKLPPLRGPVGTILTGRNLDMDQFLGIMAGRDIPLGDLTLKGRAYAP; encoded by the coding sequence ATGACATCTTCCCCCAAGTCCGCTGCCACCCTGACGCTGTCCGATATCCTCTCCGCCCGCCGGGTGCTGCGCGGGCAGGCGGATGCCACGCCGATGGTGCCCTCCGCGAAGATGAGCGCGCATCTGGGGCAGGAGTTTCTGCTGAAGCTGGAAACCACCCAACCCATCGGCGCCTTCAAGCTGCGCGGCGCGTTGAATGCCATTGCCAACCTGCCGCCCGACACCGCCGGGGTGACCTGCTGTTCCACCGGCAACCACGGGCGCGGTGTTGCCCATGCGGCGCGGGCGCGGGGGATGCGGGCGGTGGTCTGCATGTCCGCGCTGGTGCCGCAGGCCAAGGTCGATGGCATCCGGGCGCTTGGCGCAGAGGTCCGCATCTGCGGCACCAGCCAGGACGAGGCCGAGGCGGAAAGCCAGCGCCTTGCGCAGGCGGAAAACCTTGCCGTGATCTCTCCCTTCGACGACCCCCACGTGATCGCCGGGCAGGGCACCATCGGGATCGAGATGATGGAGGCCCGCCCCGACCTCGACCTGATCCTTGTGCCACTGTCCGGTGGCGGTCTGGCGGCGGGCGTGGCGCTGGCGGTGAAAACGGTGAACCCACGGACCCGCGTCATCGGCGTCTCGATGGATCGCGGCGCGGCGATGCATCTGTCGCTGGCCGCCGGCCACCCGGTTGCGGTGACCGAGGTCGCCAGCCTTGCCGACAGCCTTGGCGGCGGCATCGGTATGGATAACGCGTTCAGTTTCGCGCTCTGCCGCCGCCATCTGGACGCCACGATCCTGGTGACCGAGGCCGAGATCCGCGATGCCATGCAGGCGCTGTTCTTCGAAGACCGCATGGTGGCCGAAGGCGCCAGCGTCGTCGGTCTGGCCGCCGCGCTGGCGGGCAAGCTGCCGCCGCTGCGCGGCCCGGTCGGTACGATCCTGACCGGACGCAACCTCGACATGGATCAGTTCCTCGGGATCATGGCAGGCAGGGACATTCCGCTGGGTGATCTGACCCTGAAAGGACGCGCCTATGCCCCATGA
- a CDS encoding cyclodeaminase: protein MPHDIRILTEADLRGLLTLDLALVDVIERAFAALAGGQVVMPPILSMDLPAVNGEVDVKTAWIPGFDGFAIKVSPGFFDNPSLGLPSLNGLMLQFSATTGLAEAVFLDNGFLTDMRTAAAGAVAARHLAPRQVQTAAVFGTGAQARLQMQAAYLVRPFERLLVHGRDLARARACADDLAAALGVRAEAVEDPAAMVAQAQLVVTTTLARVPILRAEWLHPGLHVTAMGSDQTGKTEIAPEALARADLYVCDRVSQCEVSGELEAALAAGAWARGTPPELGQIIVGSHPGRVDEDAVTICDLTGTGVQDTAIATHVLSLAGVAGVTVRS, encoded by the coding sequence ATGCCCCATGACATCCGCATCCTGACAGAAGCCGATCTGCGCGGCCTTCTGACGCTGGATCTGGCGCTGGTCGATGTCATCGAACGCGCCTTTGCCGCGCTGGCTGGCGGGCAGGTCGTGATGCCGCCGATCCTGTCCATGGACCTTCCGGCGGTGAACGGCGAGGTCGATGTAAAGACCGCCTGGATCCCCGGTTTCGACGGCTTCGCCATCAAGGTCTCGCCGGGGTTCTTCGACAACCCGTCGCTGGGGCTGCCCAGCCTGAATGGTCTGATGCTGCAGTTTTCGGCAACGACGGGGCTGGCCGAGGCGGTGTTCCTCGACAATGGGTTCCTGACGGATATGCGCACCGCCGCCGCCGGGGCGGTCGCCGCGCGCCATCTTGCGCCGCGTCAGGTGCAGACCGCTGCGGTCTTCGGCACCGGCGCTCAGGCGCGGCTTCAGATGCAGGCGGCGTATCTGGTGCGGCCCTTCGAACGTTTGCTGGTGCATGGCCGCGACCTGGCCAGGGCCCGTGCCTGCGCCGACGATCTTGCCGCGGCCCTTGGCGTTCGCGCCGAAGCGGTCGAAGACCCCGCCGCCATGGTCGCGCAGGCTCAACTGGTCGTCACCACCACCCTGGCGCGCGTGCCGATCCTGCGCGCCGAATGGCTGCATCCGGGGCTGCATGTCACTGCCATGGGATCAGATCAGACCGGCAAGACCGAGATCGCGCCCGAGGCACTGGCGCGCGCCGACCTCTACGTCTGCGACCGGGTCAGCCAATGCGAGGTCTCGGGCGAGTTGGAAGCGGCCCTTGCCGCTGGTGCCTGGGCAAGGGGCACGCCGCCGGAGCTGGGCCAGATCATCGTCGGCAGTCATCCCGGCCGAGTGGACGAGGATGCGGTGACCATCTGCGACCTGACCGGCACCGGGGTGCAGGACACCGCCATCGCAACCCATGTGCTGTCGCTGGCCGGGGTGGCGGGGGTGACGGTGCGCAGCTAA
- a CDS encoding Lrp/AsnC family transcriptional regulator — protein sequence MTPLDSRDIEILRVISREGRITKAALAERIGLSPTPSWDRLRKLEKAGLIEGYGARINLRKLAPHVTVFVTAELADHTGARQRIFEEAMQNYDEVTGCWALGGGFDYLLQIVTRDIDAYQRLIDAMLDNRIGLARYYTYIVTKPVKGDGPPPLDVLLDD from the coding sequence ATGACCCCCCTCGACAGCCGCGATATCGAGATCCTGCGCGTCATCTCCCGCGAGGGGCGCATCACCAAGGCGGCTCTGGCCGAACGGATCGGCCTGTCTCCGACGCCCAGCTGGGACCGGCTGCGCAAGCTGGAAAAGGCCGGGCTGATCGAAGGCTACGGCGCGCGTATCAACCTGCGCAAGCTGGCGCCGCATGTCACCGTCTTCGTCACTGCCGAACTGGCCGATCACACGGGCGCGCGGCAGCGGATCTTTGAAGAGGCAATGCAGAATTATGACGAAGTCACGGGGTGTTGGGCGCTTGGCGGCGGGTTCGACTATCTGTTGCAGATCGTCACACGGGACATCGATGCCTATCAGCGCCTGATCGACGCGATGCTGGATAACCGGATCGGGCTGGCGCGTTACTATACCTATATCGTCACCAAGCCGGTGAAGGGCGATGGCCCGCCGCCGCTGGACGTCCTGCTGGACGACTAG
- a CDS encoding NAD-dependent succinate-semialdehyde dehydrogenase — translation MLRTALSARPEITDKSLVRSFSYIDGKWRAAASGETIPVTDPATGDLIGGVASLSGAESRAAVDAAQAAFAGWSDTLPQDRARILRRWYELIVENREDLARIMVLEQGKPLSEARGEITYGADFVEFYAEETRRPNIEGVTSHLPDAEVELWREPVGVAALITPWNFPMAMLTRKAAAALAVGCTVVAHPSGETPFSALALAELAERAGLPAGVFNVVTGAPATICEPWTSDPRVRALSFTGSTEVGRLLYRQSAETVKKLVLELGGHAPVIVFDCADLEQAVAETIKAKFATSGQDCLGANRIYVQRPLYEAFCRKFTEATEKLTLGPGRDDPDLGPLINERAVQKQEQHVADALDKGAKVLTGGKRASAGPLFYAPTVLADVPHDALILREETFGPVAAILPFDDEAAVVTAANDSEYGLVAYVHAQDPRRIYRVSRALQYGMVAVNRTKVTGAPIPFGGTKQSGLGREGSRIGSEEFTEIKYVCRDWA, via the coding sequence ATGCTTCGCACCGCGCTCTCGGCCCGCCCCGAGATTACCGACAAATCGCTCGTCCGCTCGTTTTCCTATATCGATGGGAAGTGGCGCGCCGCCGCCTCGGGCGAGACGATCCCCGTCACCGATCCGGCGACCGGCGACCTGATCGGCGGCGTCGCCAGCCTGTCGGGCGCGGAATCCCGTGCGGCCGTGGATGCGGCGCAGGCGGCCTTTGCCGGCTGGTCCGACACGCTGCCGCAGGACCGGGCGCGCATCCTGCGCCGCTGGTACGAGTTGATCGTCGAGAACCGCGAGGATCTCGCCCGGATCATGGTGCTGGAACAGGGCAAGCCCCTGTCCGAAGCCCGCGGAGAAATCACCTATGGCGCCGATTTCGTCGAATTCTACGCCGAGGAAACCCGTCGCCCCAATATCGAAGGCGTCACCAGTCACCTGCCGGATGCCGAGGTCGAGCTGTGGCGCGAACCGGTCGGGGTGGCTGCCCTGATCACGCCCTGGAACTTTCCCATGGCGATGCTGACACGCAAGGCCGCCGCCGCGCTGGCGGTCGGCTGCACAGTTGTGGCGCATCCTTCGGGCGAAACGCCCTTCAGCGCGCTGGCGCTGGCGGAACTGGCCGAACGCGCGGGCCTGCCGGCCGGTGTCTTCAACGTCGTGACCGGCGCGCCGGCGACGATCTGCGAACCCTGGACAAGCGATCCGCGTGTCCGCGCCCTGTCCTTTACCGGCTCGACCGAGGTCGGGCGGCTTCTGTACCGTCAATCCGCCGAGACGGTAAAGAAACTGGTGCTGGAACTTGGCGGCCATGCCCCGGTGATCGTCTTTGACTGTGCCGATCTGGAGCAGGCGGTGGCCGAAACCATCAAGGCGAAATTCGCCACCTCGGGGCAGGATTGCCTTGGGGCCAACCGGATCTACGTGCAGCGCCCGCTGTACGAGGCCTTCTGCCGGAAATTCACCGAAGCGACCGAAAAGCTGACCCTTGGACCGGGGCGGGACGATCCCGATCTTGGGCCGCTGATCAATGAACGCGCGGTGCAGAAGCAGGAACAGCATGTCGCGGATGCGCTGGACAAGGGGGCAAAGGTGCTGACCGGGGGCAAGCGCGCCAGCGCCGGGCCGCTGTTCTACGCGCCAACCGTGTTGGCCGATGTCCCGCATGACGCGCTGATCCTGCGCGAGGAAACCTTTGGCCCTGTCGCCGCCATCCTGCCCTTCGATGACGAAGCCGCCGTGGTGACGGCGGCCAACGACAGCGAATACGGCCTTGTCGCCTATGTCCATGCTCAGGACCCGCGCCGCATCTACCGGGTCAGCCGGGCGCTGCAATACGGCATGGTCGCGGTCAATCGCACCAAGGTCACCGGCGCGCCGATCCCCTTCGGCGGCACCAAGCAATCGGGGCTGGGTCGCGAAGGGTCGCGCATCGGATCCGAAGAATTCACCGAAATCAAATATGTCTGCCGCGACTGGGCCTGA
- a CDS encoding aspartate aminotransferase family protein — protein MLKTDLRNDQLESWDRENFFHPSTHLAQHARGETPKRVIRTASGVFIEDRDGNKLLDAFAGLYCVNVGYGRQEIAEAIADQARELAYYHAYVGHGTEASITLSKMVLDRAPKNMSKVYFGLGGSDANETNVKLIWYYNNILGRPEKKKIISRWRGYHGSGLVTGSLTGLELFHKKFDLPVEQVTHTIAPDYFRREDLSQTEEQFVAHCAAELEALIAREGADTIAAFIGEPVLGTGGIVPPPAGYWAAIQDVLKRHDILLVADEVVTGFGRTGSMFGSDHYGIEPDLITIAKGLTSAYAPLSGSIVGDKMWKVLEQGTDENGPIGHGWTYSAHPIGAAAGVANLELIDKLDLVSNAGAVGGYLNSAMKEALGDHPNVGDIRGEGMLCAVEFVADRNDRQFFDASKKIGAQVSAKLLEQDSIIGRAMPQGDILGFAPPFCLSREEADRIVAGTVRAVKTVLG, from the coding sequence ATGCTGAAGACCGATCTGCGCAACGACCAGCTTGAAAGCTGGGACCGCGAGAACTTCTTTCACCCCTCCACCCACCTGGCGCAACATGCGCGGGGCGAGACGCCGAAGCGGGTGATCCGCACGGCCTCTGGCGTCTTCATCGAGGACCGCGACGGTAACAAGCTGCTGGATGCCTTCGCCGGGCTCTATTGCGTCAACGTCGGCTACGGCCGTCAGGAAATCGCCGAAGCCATCGCCGATCAGGCCCGCGAACTGGCCTATTACCACGCCTATGTCGGCCACGGCACCGAGGCCTCGATCACCCTGTCGAAGATGGTGCTGGATCGCGCACCCAAGAACATGTCCAAGGTCTATTTCGGGCTTGGCGGTTCGGACGCCAACGAAACCAACGTCAAGCTGATCTGGTATTACAACAACATCCTCGGCCGCCCCGAGAAGAAGAAGATCATCTCGCGCTGGCGCGGCTATCATGGGTCGGGCCTTGTCACCGGGTCGCTGACCGGGCTCGAGCTGTTCCACAAGAAATTCGATCTGCCGGTCGAGCAGGTCACCCATACCATCGCGCCCGACTACTTCCGCCGCGAGGACCTGAGCCAGACCGAAGAGCAGTTCGTCGCCCATTGCGCGGCGGAACTCGAGGCGCTGATTGCCCGCGAAGGGGCCGACACCATCGCAGCCTTCATCGGGGAACCGGTGCTGGGCACAGGGGGCATCGTGCCGCCGCCCGCCGGCTACTGGGCCGCGATCCAGGACGTGCTGAAGCGCCACGACATCCTGCTGGTCGCGGACGAGGTCGTCACCGGCTTCGGGCGGACGGGGTCGATGTTCGGGTCCGATCACTACGGGATCGAGCCTGACCTGATCACCATCGCCAAGGGCCTCACTTCGGCCTATGCGCCGCTGTCGGGCTCCATCGTCGGGGACAAGATGTGGAAGGTGCTGGAACAGGGCACGGATGAAAACGGCCCCATCGGCCACGGCTGGACCTATTCCGCCCATCCGATCGGTGCCGCAGCCGGTGTTGCCAACCTTGAACTGATCGACAAGCTGGATCTGGTGAGCAACGCCGGGGCCGTCGGGGGCTATCTCAACAGCGCGATGAAAGAGGCGCTTGGCGATCATCCCAACGTCGGGGACATCCGCGGCGAAGGCATGCTTTGCGCGGTGGAATTCGTCGCGGATCGCAATGATCGCCAGTTCTTCGACGCGTCGAAGAAGATCGGCGCCCAGGTCTCGGCCAAGCTGCTGGAACAGGACAGCATCATCGGGCGGGCCATGCCGCAGGGCGACATCCTTGGCTTTGCGCCGCCCTTCTGCCTGAGCCGTGAAGAGGCCGACCGTATCGTCGCCGGCACCGTGCGGGCCGTGAAGACCGTGTTGGGCTGA